The following DNA comes from Lentibacillus sp. Marseille-P4043.
CAGTCAGTAATCTTTCATCATCATTCCGGTTCATTCACTTTCCCTCACTTTTTTATCAGAATATAGATTTCAATACTTCTTTCCAAAGATTAATTAGCCTTAACGTCTCTATATAAAGGATCTTTTGAAGCGGAATAGCCGTTTCTGATTTTAGATGCTTTAGATTTAGTTCTTCTTTATTCGTTTGTTTTATTTTTCCAAATTGGGTGGTATGGGAAGTTTTAACTTTTACCCATGTACCCTTCCAGGAATCCAGATTCGTTCTTATAGATTCTTCAAAAAACTGTTGGATTAATGCGTCTCTTTTTGTTACAGTTTCACCAAAAGATAGAACTAGGTTTTTACGCAATCGATTGTCATAAATATGATGCTGATGCGGGTTGGAATATGTGGGAGTTCCAAAAGGGATCGTAGCAGATTTAATGGATCTGTAAGGTAGCCAGATTCGTTTTTGCAAGTTCGTTATCATTACAAAATCTCTGCCAACAGCTGCGACTTTTCCCTCAACCGTTGCAGATTCTTCAATTTCAGATACGGGAGTAATTACGACTTGTTGATTACGCTTCATTTTGAAGAACATCTTCAATGTTAAGGTTTTGCGGTGGGGTTCATATAGATGAATCAATTTAAACATGTTTTGCTGATTAATATGTTCGTTCAATACCCTTGTTTCTTCTGTTGATACGGCACTTGTCGGGGACGAAAAAGATGGATTTTCTTTCACTGATGTGTGCTGATTTGCGGCGGCTTTTTTCATATTCCACCTCCAATATATTCATCCTCGAATAGGATATAATGCTATAATATGGGCAGTTCTTCAAGTGGTGCAGATGAATATGCTAATTTTAAAAATAGGGTTTGTTTAGTGCAAGAGCGTGATAATGTTTGCTGCGATTTGGTTTAAATTCACACTGTTTTTACCCGTATTCATATCATGATAGGCTCTGATCCGATTTTTCTCATCTAATAAGTACATGTTCGTGCTATGAGAAATATAATCGCCATCTTTTTTAAAGGTCATATTAAATTGTTTCGTAATATTAAGGGTTTGGTTCACCGTTCCCCTTAGAAAAACCCAATTATTTGCGGGAATAGAAAATTGGTTTTTATAGTCTTCAATTTTCTCAGGGGTGTCAACTTTGGGATCCAGTGTAATCAATATAATATTGTATAATTTTTCGCTTACTCCTTCTTCATCTAATACTTGCTTGAGATTAAGTAAATCCATAATGGTCATCGGGCATACATCCGGACACTCCGTATAAAAGAATGTTACCAACTTTGGTTTATCTGTTGAAAAGGTATAGTCTTCTCCGTGAATGGTTTTAATGTTCGGTTCTTCAATGGTCCCGTGGTTTGGTAAGTCTACGCTTTTCGGCCATAAAAAAAATGTGATGACGAAACCAATCAGGATGAGGCATACGATGGAAAAAAACTTTTTCAAATATAACCATCTCCTTATACGCGCAATGAATAAAGGGCAAGACTGAGGATGAGTGTTAGAATGAGTGTTACAAACCCGGATAAATACATCATATTTATCAGGATTTCATGCTTGGATGTAAGGGGGATACTACAAAGTTGCGGATTTTTCAGCACTTCTCCAATCATTACTCCCATAGAACTGCCAACCAACCCGTAATAAAAACTAATTAAAATAGAATGGTATTTTATAAAGGTACCAAATAAAATACCAATTAGAATACCAAGGATAAAGTTCAATAGAAAAATACCTGGCAGTTCAATAGTTAAGATAACAGAGAAGTGGATACTGAGGACCAATGTTGCAGCCAATGTTACAGTTTTAGCTATTGTTCCAGCAAAACGATCATCAAATAATGTTTGTTTTCTTCTAAAGGCAAGGTAACTACCAAGTGTTGTCGTAAGGTTCAAAATTCCAAGACCATAAATAACAAACATGCCCTCCCCCCCTTTAAGACCGCCAAATTGATACAACCAAAATACTCATCATGAAGAAAACCAAAAGTTCAAGAACGATCACAAAAAAGAAAGGATCATTTAAAATTGCACCAAGCATAGGGGCCATGATACCCAGCATAAAACCGTTGACAATCCCCGTAAGCATAGTCTGGTAATCAAACAATGCGCCGAACAACGCACCTGAAAGCATGCCGATGATCGTAGCCAGAATGGTAATCCATGTAAAATGGAACGGATATTGGAAGATTAATAAAATACCAACTGTTAAGGCCAGCATTCCTCCAGCAGACATTGCAATATTCATACCTAGTTGAAAGCCAATAATTTTGCGCCGGCGATAAACATAAATAAATAACAAAATAAATAACACCACATTTGCGTACAGTACAAGCGCATAGGTAATCTGTTGCACCACATCACCCCTTAACAATGTATAAAAAAATTGCTTAAATATGCAGAAACAAGCCAATAAAATTAATACAGGAAAGGATGTATTTTGTTTTTTATTGTTGGACAAGACCATTGTGAAGAGATATTCACCAAAAGACGCCGAACAACCGCGAAAAGTCGCCGAACAAACGCGGAAAGTCGCCGGACAAACGCCAAAAGTCGCCATAACAACCGCACAAACTCACCAGCCCCTCACGCGAATCCCCAAGACACAACGCTCCACCAAACGAAGCCAACCACTTAAAGGACCCCACATTTACAAAAAACGCTATCCATTGGACCAGTCAACTTCACATAGCCTTTGTTAATTCAAACATAAATCATTCAATTCAAAAACGAATCACGAACAATGCGCATCCCCTCCATTTTTAATTCAGTTTTGAATCTTTTCTGGCAATCCGAAAAAAATACACGCACCCAGTCACATTAAATTCCCCCTCCCATCAAGGCTTTCAACAAAAAAGCAACAATTTGGCATGGTTATTGCAATAGTTGGAATAGAAAAATCATGGGGAGGAATTTTTAATGACGACAGTAGTGGCAGATGAATTGCAACAAATGAAGACGATGATACGCAATTTTGTTGAAAAGGAAGTAGAACCATATGCACAGCAAATTGAAGAAGAAGATGCAATTCCGCAGCATTTGATCGAAAAAGCCAAAGAACTTGGTCTGTTTGGCATGAGTATTCCGGAAGAATATGGTGGCATTGGCTTAAATTCGGTTGGAAAAGCGATTGTGCTTGAACAGTTGGGCCGGACGCATAATGGTTTTGTTTCGTTAATCAGTGCACATACGGGAATTGGCAGTACGGGATTGGTTAAACTTGCTTCTGAAAAGTTGAAACAAAAGTATTTGCCAGACATGGCTGCAGGGAAGAGAATTGGCGCATTTGCTTTATCAGAACCAGGTGCAGGGTCAGATGCTACGAATTTGGCGACGCAGGCTGAAAAGGTTGGCGATCAATGGGTAGTGAATGGGACCAAACATTTCATTACCAATGCACCTGTTGCAGATGTTTTTACTGTGTTTGCATTAACAGATAAAGCAAAAGGTGCGAAGGGTGGCATCACGGCATTTTTGATTGAACGAGATTTTCCTGGACTTATTATCGGTAAAAGCGATAAAAAGATGGGATTACGCGGGTCGTATACTGCACAAGTGATTTTTGAGGATTGTATGGTTCCAGAAGAAAATGTGATCGGTGAAGTTGGTATGGGTTACATGAATGCGCTAAAAATCCTTGGTGAAGGACGAGTGGGATTGGCTGCAAGGGCTGTTGGTTCTAGTGAAAAGCTAATCGAACTGTCAGCGAGTTATGCGAAGGAGCGTGTTCAATTTGGCAAACCAATTGCCAGTAATCAGGCGATTCAATGGATGCTTGCTGATATGGCAACGGAAACAGAGGCTGCTCGGACGTTGACAATGATGGCT
Coding sequences within:
- a CDS encoding SCO family protein, whose translation is MKKFFSIVCLILIGFVITFFLWPKSVDLPNHGTIEEPNIKTIHGEDYTFSTDKPKLVTFFYTECPDVCPMTIMDLLNLKQVLDEEGVSEKLYNIILITLDPKVDTPEKIEDYKNQFSIPANNWVFLRGTVNQTLNITKQFNMTFKKDGDYISHSTNMYLLDEKNRIRAYHDMNTGKNSVNLNQIAANIITLLH
- a CDS encoding acyl-CoA dehydrogenase family protein, whose protein sequence is MTTVVADELQQMKTMIRNFVEKEVEPYAQQIEEEDAIPQHLIEKAKELGLFGMSIPEEYGGIGLNSVGKAIVLEQLGRTHNGFVSLISAHTGIGSTGLVKLASEKLKQKYLPDMAAGKRIGAFALSEPGAGSDATNLATQAEKVGDQWVVNGTKHFITNAPVADVFTVFALTDKAKGAKGGITAFLIERDFPGLIIGKSDKKMGLRGSYTAQVIFEDCMVPEENVIGEVGMGYMNALKILGEGRVGLAARAVGSSEKLIELSASYAKERVQFGKPIASNQAIQWMLADMATETEAARTLTMMAAEKIDEGKKVIKEASMAKLFASEVFNKVADKAVQIHGGIGYMGEYPVERFYRDARITKIYEGTNEIQRLIIARKVLEQN